Proteins found in one Methanospirillum hungatei JF-1 genomic segment:
- a CDS encoding type II toxin-antitoxin system VapC family toxin, which yields MLIDSNIIIYAMHPDKEIVRKLIEKNSPFVSVVSYVEVLGYHKLCEMEREYLEDFFKNAKMLPISQSVLDYAVKLRQIRKMTLGDALIAGTALTHDIKLVTRNITDFQWIENLELINPFE from the coding sequence ATGCTGATTGATAGTAATATAATCATTTATGCCATGCATCCCGATAAGGAAATTGTCCGTAAATTAATTGAGAAGAATTCACCCTTTGTCTCCGTTGTCAGTTATGTCGAGGTACTCGGATATCATAAATTATGTGAAATGGAACGGGAATATCTCGAAGATTTTTTCAAAAATGCGAAAATGTTACCGATTTCTCAAAGCGTTTTAGATTATGCAGTAAAACTCAGGCAAATAAGAAAAATGACATTGGGAGATGCTCTCATTGCTGGCACTGCACTAACTCATGATATTAAATTAGTTACCAGAAATATTACCGACTTTCAATGGATTGAGAACCTAGAGTTAATTAATCCATTTGAATAG
- a CDS encoding N-6 DNA methylase has translation MPQLELIEAIERRLWKSADNLRANSNFASNEYFLPVMGLIFLRHAYSRYLMVKDEIEKTLPKRGGKTRALTKEDFSQKSAIYLRPQAQYDYLVSLPDSSDRAGAIIAAMESIEEDYDLEGVLPKEEYRALENDVLKQTLQILNPDELKQASGDVFGRIYEYFLTQFADLKAHDNGEFFTPVSLVSLIANIIEPKEGIVLDPACGSGGMFVQSAHFVERLNQSPTEHLTFKGMEKNATTIRLAKMNLTVHGLEGDIMKAITYYQDPHELFQKADYVMANPPFNVDEVDADKVKNDPRLPFGLPGVNNQDKVSNGNYLWISYFYSYLNEKGRAGFVMSSQASSAGRDEAKVRQKLVETGAVEIMVSIRSNFFYTRTVPCEL, from the coding sequence ATGCCACAACTTGAACTCATCGAAGCAATCGAGAGACGCCTCTGGAAATCGGCGGATAATCTTCGTGCAAACTCCAACTTTGCCAGTAACGAGTACTTCCTTCCCGTGATGGGTCTTATCTTCCTTCGTCATGCATACAGTCGGTATCTCATGGTGAAGGATGAGATAGAGAAGACCCTTCCAAAGCGTGGCGGAAAAACCCGTGCTCTCACGAAGGAGGATTTCTCCCAGAAGAGTGCTATTTATCTCCGGCCACAAGCCCAGTATGATTACCTGGTCTCTCTTCCGGATAGCAGTGACCGTGCGGGTGCAATCATTGCGGCGATGGAATCGATAGAGGAGGATTATGATCTTGAAGGTGTACTGCCAAAGGAAGAATACCGTGCTCTTGAGAATGATGTCCTGAAACAGACTCTTCAGATCTTAAACCCGGACGAACTGAAACAAGCTTCCGGAGATGTGTTCGGCAGGATATATGAGTACTTTCTTACCCAGTTTGCCGACCTCAAAGCCCACGACAACGGAGAATTTTTCACCCCGGTATCTCTGGTATCACTCATCGCCAATATCATAGAACCGAAAGAAGGTATTGTGCTTGATCCGGCCTGTGGTTCCGGAGGTATGTTTGTCCAGAGTGCTCATTTTGTAGAACGGCTGAACCAGAGTCCGACTGAACATCTGACCTTCAAAGGGATGGAGAAGAATGCAACGACCATCCGGCTTGCGAAGATGAACCTGACCGTTCATGGTCTGGAAGGAGATATCATGAAAGCGATCACCTATTATCAGGATCCTCATGAACTCTTTCAGAAAGCGGATTATGTGATGGCAAATCCTCCGTTCAATGTTGACGAAGTGGATGCCGATAAGGTAAAGAACGATCCCCGTCTTCCGTTTGGTCTCCCCGGAGTTAATAATCAGGATAAAGTCTCGAATGGGAACTATCTCTGGATCAGTTACTTTTACAGTTACCTGAATGAGAAGGGCCGGGCCGGGTTTGTGATGTCTTCCCAGGCATCAAGTGCAGGTAGGGACGAAGCAAAAGTCAGGCAGAAACTTGTGGAGACCGGAGCGGT